The stretch of DNA CGCACATATCATGGGAAACATCGTGATGTTACCTCTCAGTTAAATTTATTGAAAGCTGAGGTCGTTTTGTGCTGTTTTAATTTCTTCGGGATGGAGGAGAATGGATGTGTGCCCACTAAAGGTGAGGAGGGCTTCCTCTCCAGAATGGCCCTCAATGATAACAAGGCTGGAATGGAGGGACTTGACAGGGACAAGATTAACAAGATCATCATGGAATCATCAAAggtaaacaataaataaatacatttcttcaGTACCATTTGTGTGAATAGCATAAAGTCATCATGATCCCACCCATCTACATAGGTTTAATTCATTtgtaaaaagtataaatattaacaaaagcCCTGAACCCTAATGGATGAGATGATTTtgtcaattaattaattaatcaatctttacacactttcacacatctCAGTGtattagggctgcagctaacgttttattttcataatcgatttaatctgttgattattttctccaataagaaaatgttgatcagtgtttctcaaacctggaaatgacttgttttgtccacaaaccaaaaatgattcagttttaatgatttctttgtcacgtGGAGCAAAGCAAGCAGAacatattcacgtttaagaagctgaactaTCAGATGAACCTCTTTTaattgttcaaaaaaacaaactgaataatCGTTTAACTGAATTATGGATGCAGCCCTAATCACGACTCTAATTTCTCAGAGAATGAACACATTTGTTGGATGCATTGGAGCACCAGATATTGTAAATGTTGTAGTGTAAACCAACATCCACCTGCTACGAACTGTGGATAATTCATTCAGGTGAAGTCTGCAGAAAAGTTGTTGTAAAGTCCTCAAATGGCCATAAGAGGGAGCTCACACACttgacatcactgacacactgaACATGCCTTaaagtctgtgagtgtgtgaacatgGACATTGGGACTGGGCCCAAATCTGTCTGCAGTGTGCTCTGGACCCTATGACATGTGAGGTCCACTGTGACGGATTGTGTCCAGCCTTGTGTGGAAGTCCTATATCCCCAGTGTAATGACacagtactaaaaaaaaatagacgtGTTTTTGGAGCTTTTCGTTATATCTGTCAACTGTAACTCTTTCCTGTCCCTGTCCTTCCCCTACAGGGCTCGAGGTTTTATGAGAATGAGCTaaagagagagcagcaggtgAACCAGCGCATCGACAGAATGATGCTACAAAAGGCACAGATCACAGAGCAGCAGTTAAAGAAAGCCCAAGATCAGGTAAGAAATGCAGCGGTCTAAGCCGGTTTAAGTTGGCAATGGCTTCTTTactttacttcctgtcaaaGAACACAGGCAGACAAATTAATACGACGTGCTGTTAAACGCCAAGTGTTTTTGGTGAAATCTCGCTGTGTAGGTGGACAGGATGGCTTCGGCGCTGGAGAGCAGTCGTGATCTAACACGTGTGATTGTCCATGTGGACATGGATGCTTTCTATGCTGCTGTGGAGATGAGAGACTGTCCTGAACTGAAAGACAAGCCCATGGCTGTAGGATCCATGAGCATGCTGGTACTTACTTAATATATTACCAGGAAACTAATTACACGCAGTTATCACGTAGTTGATTAGTTgcttggtccagaaaatgttagACAATGTTGATCCGTGttccccaaacctggaaatgatgatgttctcaaatgtcttgtttttgtccacaaaccaaagttaaTGAAAATTCAGAAAGcttatttttaatctttaataaaACACTCCACACCAAATAATTGATTGTCACAAAAGTTGACTTGActgttaatttagtaatcaattaactGAACATATTTGTTGGATGCATTGGAGCACCAGGTATTGTAAACTACCATGACACTTTGTAgtctaaacaaaacaaacaacagaaatattAATGGAAAACTTTGCATTAGGTTGCTAACCACAAAGTACAATTTCCTGTCATGCATTTCATAAGAAACCAGCTCAGTAAACTATCAACAATTACCAGTATGTTTAAAATACTTAACACATAGCACGTCATCACCATGAGTCAAATTACAACTTAGGAATATGAGCAGCTTCAAAACATATCTCGTTCAGATGAGAGTTTCACTCTACTTAGATTTCACCCATTCTTTTTCAGTCGACGTCCAACTACCATGCCAGGAAGTATGGCGTGCGAGCCGCCATGCCTGGCTTCATTGCGAAAAAACTCTGCCCCAGCTTAATCATTGTTCCAACCAACTTTGATAAGTACAGAGCCGTGAGTGAGGAGGTGAGACATCAGtgccaagaaaacacacacacacagcaaattcTATGTAGCGCCTTTGTGGCTCATTAATGTAACTCTGACACTCTGTTAGATTCGGGAGATCTTTGCAGACTATGACCCGCACTTCCAGCCAGTGAGCCTGGATGAAGCTTATCTGGATTTTACAGACCACCTGGAGCAGAGGCAGAGCTGGCCCGAGTCCTCTCGTACACACCGCTACCGCATCAGCAGCACCACTAAAGGCAAGGTTTAAGTATACGAAAATGTAGACTCATTTTATGGTTACGGATGAATTGAGTTTATACACTAGCAATTAACGTGACTATCATGTatgatgatttctttctttcaaggTGAAGAGCAGAAGGAGGCAGTGCCGGAGTTGAAAGACCTCTCCCCAGTCCTGTTTGACGACAGCCCAAACTCTTCTCCCTGCTTCTCCGTCTCTGATGGCGTCAGCGATGATGGTGCTTTTGAGGTTTTCGGGACATCTGTTGAGGAGGCTGTGAGAGAGATGCGCTTCCGCATAGAGCAGAAGACAACGCTGACTGCTAGTGCAGGTGaggggggagggaaaaaaaaacactctggtGTAATTGATTTGatacaaagagaagaaaaagagagcaagagaTGTCTCCACACGGCCAAAAAACGTGAAGGTGCTGATCAGTTGCAGGAAAAAAGTATAAACAataattttgataatcaatttgagtttttttttttaagaatcaaAAGTTTTCTGAtcattcagtttcagtttaaatgtgaatattttctggtttcttggctccatataacaaagaaatgattaaaacttaatcatcaaacattttctggaccaaacaatcgacagattaatcggcTATGAGAATGCGCGTTAGTTCCAGCcctgttcataaaaaaaataattgctaACTGAAGTCCATCCAGTTGTTTCAAATTATGATCGATGTCGTGCGTGTGTTTCACCAGCTGGTCATTTGCAAATacacatttgaattgaattattcCATCTCCCAGGAATTGCTCCAAATATGATGCTTGCCAAGGTTTGCAGTGACAAGAACAAGCCCAATGGCCAGTACAGACTCCCCTCCACCAGAGCTGCAGTCATGGACTTCATCCAGAATCTTCCAGTTCGCAAAGTACTGCACACACCGTACACAGTCATgtggaaatatgtttttttaatcatgatttCTTGGCTGATAAGTGCGATGTTGTGATGTGATGAATGATGTGTTGTTGTCGGGCAAAAGATGGTTGAAAGAAATTCTTaaaaactaaacttaaaaaagtgtttcttgtgtttattCCTCCAGGTTTCCGGTGTGGGGAAGGTGAGCGAGAAGATGCTGAGTGCACTGGGCGTCACTAGCTGTTCCCACCTTGGCCAGCAGATGGCACTGCTGTCGTTGCTGTTCTCGGAGACGTCCTGGCAGCATTTCATGCAGGTGTCACTGGCTCTTAGCTCCACACACATACCAAGGTAAAACTCGAGACCACTGTTTAAAATTCAtttcagaagaagagttgatgAGATAATCTTTGCTCTCACACAGGCacgaagaaagaaaaagcatgAGCAACGAAAGGTTTGTTCTAAAAAAGGACATAAATATAACTGAATTTATTCTTTATCCTCTTAACTCTAACTtatgtgtttccttttttggCATTTTATCCTTACAGGacatttaaagaacaaaataaagcCGAGGAGCAGTTTTCCTTATGCAGGCAGCTTTGTGAAGATTTAGCAGAAGACATGAAAAAAGAAGATCTGAAGGTAATGAATGTCAGTGAAGGCTgtgttctgtctctgtgtgtgtgtgtgtgtgtatattctgaaaaagcagaataaaatgAGGAACGCACACAGCACTTGATCCAAGTCAGTGACCTGCTTACATCAGCCTCgcatgtggttttattttatagcTGCAGCAGACTGTGCTCAGCTGGATCTTCAGCTGGCTGTTCAGCCTTAAAGACCCTAAAAAGGCTGtctcaaaaataacaaaagcaaaCCGGCACAGCGGATATTTGAACCCAAATGAACAACACTCCAaaatgcagagagaaaaaaagaaaagaaaagaaaaagaaacatcatCTCGTTCTACACTGCCCTGTTTTCAGGCCAAGTGCAACTCATACTATTACTTCAACCTGTTCATTCCCACAAATCGTTACACAAAGGACGAACGCGGCCATCAACCCCTGCCTGGGTCCCAATGTGGCTTTGATAACGTGAGGAAATGGAGGACCATTAAGGACACAGCGGGGACTACTGTCCCCCTTGGAAATGTCTCTCCGGGAGACGATTACATAAATATGAAAGTGCTTTGTGCCGTGTCACCAAAATGCTTTCTGACAAATCAATCTGTGATACGACAggtttttacagattttttagAATCTCAgaaaaagggaaccaatcacaaagcCACTGGCACACTAGAGGCGGGCTTAACGCGTTGACGACAGAGAAACGATGACGTCGAGTAGTACCTTCTGTATAAATCCAACATGGCCAccgaagagcagctgtctttctaTTCGGCTGTTGCTTCCAGTCTAAGTGACTCGCTCCACGGAGCTCCCCTCAGGGCTTAAGGCTTTTGATGCCATTACTAGATTGCCATcgctcctagaaaactacaacgAGCACATTCGTTGACACGTTTTTCGCTGCTCTGagttggtctgattggttgtagctctatccagttgcctacagaattatttttttttatccatttctTTGATtcactcctctgctctgcttgttctgtgtgtgtgtgtgtgtgtgtgtgtgtacttgtatttgttgcctttcTACACATAAACACTGAACTTGTCCAGATAAGAGACCAAAAGCTGTTCCTGTGGCAGAatcttcatttctgaggagctggttaagtttagggcttaTAGATtgtggtgaggttaaggttaggcattaacttgTTATGGTGTAATGCTTTTTTTAGGCTAGATGATTGAAAGAAAATGCAGTTTCTGAAGTAGAAAAGCtgagcaaacctgtgtgtttgtgcgttcgCCGACCAAAATTTCTACAGAAGTTACACACAAGAACTTTAAAAGTGCCATAGTTgataaaattaatttaaaaaaaatgttttttcatgtctTCATTCATCCCTGTATTGTCTTTATTTCCATGTAGGGTAAAACGGTGACGCTCAAGCTAAAGAATGTGAACTTTGAGGTGAAAACCCGGGCACAGACGCTGCCGTGTGCTGTTGCTACAGTGGAGGAGATGTTTGCTGTTGCTAAGGACCTACTgaaaacagaaatagaaaacGAGAGCCCCCAGCCACTCAGGCTGAGGCTCATGGGTAATTAGATCTAACTATTTAACTGACATATCAATTAATATAACTAGCTGCGAATAAATCTCAATGTTCTGTGGCACGCCTAATGTGGAAATAATAACACGTTTGACATTCACTCTGAACGTTTCTCTGGATAATTTGTTTTCCCGCTTGCAGGTGTTCGGATTTCTGCTTTTGTCAGTTCAGATGACAAAGCCCCTCTGCAGAAGAGCATCATTGGGTTTCTTCAACCAGGCAAGACCGAGCCTGATGGCTCTGTCCAaacaatgcaaaaacaaaaatctgggAAAGAGCAACTCCCTTATTTCTCCGTCCAAAAGTCCAACCATGCTCCTCTCCCCCCGGCACAGAAGTGCAAGAAACCAGAAGCTGTTCCCTGGCGGAGCAAGCAAAGCAGGATAGAGGGAGGCCAGACTGGTGAAGAACCTCAACAGTCTTTCTTCCAGCGGGCCCATGCCAAGAGATTACAAGTCCAGGCAAGCACACAAGAGGAAGGTCAAGGGGAGAATTTACCCACAGAGTCCCACACTCCTCAGCCTGTAGAGTCTCCAACAAAAGTTACCAAGAGTTCAGGCTCAGTTCTGCCAGAAAACGGCTTTGTTTCCCACGTAGAGGCCATCGCATCCACGTCGGGCTGTAATGGCACCACGGCAGAGAGCTTCACGTGTCCCGTGTGTTTCAGGCCGGTGGAGACGACCAATTTGACCGTCTTCAACAAACACATAGACCATTGTCTCAGCCAGTGTTCAAGAACGCCAGATCCGGAGTCGGATTCAGACTCGGAGAACGACCGCAAAGAACGTGAGCGTGAGCACGAAGGCGTGGCGAAGGACAGTGAAGAGCTGGAGGTGAACACGCGGGAAAAGGACGACCCTGCTCCAACTGTGACCTTTCAACAGCCTCGGGCATGTCGTCCAGCCCTCATCTGCCCGGTGTGTCAGCTGACCCAGGACACGGACAACCTCACTGTCTTCAATCGCCACGTTGACCTCTGCTTGAACCAGGAGGTCATCCATGAGCTGGGAGGTCAAACATCAGCTCCTGTAAATCCACCTCCAGCTGCTAATAGCAAAGCCAcgggtgagtgagtgtgtgtgtgtgtcagtggaagCTGCAATGGAACATGTTGTTCTTAATTATGTTGAATCATTAATTCTGCCTGTTACAGTATGTACTTAGTGGTTTGTTGGAATGTTCAGCCTTGTAATGAACCTGCTGTATTTTACAGTCCTGTTAGTCATGTCTGTTTGCTgttgaggg from Solea solea chromosome 8, fSolSol10.1, whole genome shotgun sequence encodes:
- the polk gene encoding DNA polymerase kappa; protein product: MEENGCVPTKGEEGFLSRMALNDNKAGMEGLDRDKINKIIMESSKGSRFYENELKREQQVNQRIDRMMLQKAQITEQQLKKAQDQVDRMASALESSRDLTRVIVHVDMDAFYAAVEMRDCPELKDKPMAVGSMSMLSTSNYHARKYGVRAAMPGFIAKKLCPSLIIVPTNFDKYRAVSEEIREIFADYDPHFQPVSLDEAYLDFTDHLEQRQSWPESSRTHRYRISSTTKGEEQKEAVPELKDLSPVLFDDSPNSSPCFSVSDGVSDDGAFEVFGTSVEEAVREMRFRIEQKTTLTASAGIAPNMMLAKVCSDKNKPNGQYRLPSTRAAVMDFIQNLPVRKVSGVGKVSEKMLSALGVTSCSHLGQQMALLSLLFSETSWQHFMQVSLALSSTHIPRHEERKSMSNERTFKEQNKAEEQFSLCRQLCEDLAEDMKKEDLKGKTVTLKLKNVNFEVKTRAQTLPCAVATVEEMFAVAKDLLKTEIENESPQPLRLRLMGVRISAFVSSDDKAPLQKSIIGFLQPGKTEPDGSVQTMQKQKSGKEQLPYFSVQKSNHAPLPPAQKCKKPEAVPWRSKQSRIEGGQTGEEPQQSFFQRAHAKRLQVQASTQEEGQGENLPTESHTPQPVESPTKVTKSSGSVLPENGFVSHVEAIASTSGCNGTTAESFTCPVCFRPVETTNLTVFNKHIDHCLSQCSRTPDPESDSDSENDRKEREREHEGVAKDSEELEVNTREKDDPAPTVTFQQPRACRPALICPVCQLTQDTDNLTVFNRHVDLCLNQEVIHELGGQTSAPVNPPPAANSKATDGGHLLTRLANKGKSKRQSTPSSPPSKRTKVIGRVNTIDKFLR